In Cryptococcus gattii WM276 chromosome N, complete sequence, a single window of DNA contains:
- a CDS encoding Hypothetical protein (Similar to TIGR gene model, INSD accession AAW47098.1; CNN01470) → MIFTNTVAYLLSAALAVNSVSAGIYITSPVAGTAATGGQVLNVAWQDDGKTPTLGSIGPCTVDIYTGSTNKQIFLQNLAASVDVSKASSISATINPSIGQDDSHYFVRFTSLSLKDETNSQYPYEAFSAMFHIQSMTGTFNATVLAAIDAANSSSSSVITSASSTATSGSASTSGAGFAASNTKSSTHSASASSSSGSSTSAAFHQAAPATLALALIGAASCLVL, encoded by the exons ATGATCTTCACCAACACCGTCGCTTACCTCCTCTCCGCCGCGCTTGCCGTCAACAGCGTCTCTGCCGGCATCTACATCACCAGCCCTGTCGCTGGCACCGCTGCTACCGGTGGGCAAGTTCTCAACGTCGCTTGGC AGGATGACGGTAAGACGCCTACCCTCGGCTCCATTGGTCCCTGCACTGTCGACATCTACACCGGATCCACCAACAAGCAAATCTTCCTCCAGAATCTCGCTGCTAGCGTAGACGTGTCCAAGGCCTCCAGTATCAGCGCTACCATCAACCCTTCCATCGGACAGGATG ACTCGCACTACTTTGTCCGATTCacttccctctccctcaAGGACGAGACCAACTCGCAGTACCCTTACGAAGCCTTCTCCGCCATGTTCCACATCCAGTCCATGACCGGTACTTTCAACGCTACTGTTTTGGCTGCTATCGACGCCGCTaactcttcttcttcttccgtcATTACCTCGGCGTCTTCCACC GCGACCTCGGGCAGCGCCTCTACTTCTGGAGCTGGGTTTGCTGCATCCAACACCAAGTCCTCGACCCACTCTGCGTCCGCGTCGTCGTCCTCTGGCTCTTCCACCTCTGCCGCCTTCCACCAGGCTGCCCCCGCTACTTTGGCTCTCGCCCTTATCGGCGCTGCCAGCTGCCTTGTTCTCTAA